One Pleurocapsa sp. PCC 7327 DNA segment encodes these proteins:
- a CDS encoding ABC transporter permease: MIIANLIAIFRKELQGYFASPFAYIVAAVFWLISGIFFALVLYNITLDVAAQEQNGITVTRDVAYEFLGGFLGVAISLLLVLLPALSMGLYAEERKRGTLELLATSPITNWVVAVGKLLGVVTFFTVMMAPLWIYQAILFSAATPPMPPQVVLLANAGIIILATAILSLGMFISSLTESSILAYILTFILVLFLWILDTIAQRIGGVFGEAISHLSLFDSYNNFTTGILDTSSIVLFASYIFLGIFLTAQSIEALRLQRS; encoded by the coding sequence CTAACCTAATCGCTATCTTTCGCAAAGAACTACAAGGCTATTTTGCTTCTCCTTTTGCTTATATTGTTGCTGCTGTTTTTTGGCTAATTTCTGGTATTTTTTTTGCACTCGTTTTATATAACATTACCCTGGATGTTGCAGCTCAAGAACAAAATGGAATTACGGTTACCCGCGATGTTGCCTATGAGTTTCTCGGTGGTTTTTTAGGAGTGGCAATCTCGCTATTATTAGTCTTGTTACCTGCACTTTCAATGGGACTTTATGCAGAAGAACGCAAGCGAGGAACGTTAGAATTATTGGCGACTTCGCCGATTACTAACTGGGTTGTAGCAGTCGGAAAACTCTTGGGAGTTGTCACGTTTTTTACGGTGATGATGGCACCTCTATGGATTTATCAAGCCATTCTTTTTAGTGCAGCTACTCCCCCGATGCCACCTCAAGTCGTCCTCTTAGCTAATGCAGGAATCATTATACTCGCCACGGCAATTCTTTCACTGGGAATGTTTATTTCTTCTCTAACAGAGAGTTCTATTCTTGCCTATATTCTTACTTTTATTTTGGTATTATTTCTTTGGATTTTAGATACTATCGCCCAAAGAATTGGAGGCGTTTTCGGAGAAGCTATATCGCATTTGTCTTTGTTCGATAGTTACAATAACTTTACTACAGGAATTCTCGATACCAGTAGTATAGTTCTGTTTGCTAGCTATATTTTTTTGGGAATATTTCTGACAGCGCAATCGATTGAAGCTTTGCGCTTACAACGGTCTTAG